In Cetobacterium somerae ATCC BAA-474, a single genomic region encodes these proteins:
- the htpX gene encoding zinc metalloprotease HtpX, producing the protein MQGFKTFILMLVMTLLLLFIGGAIGGKTGMTIALVLAGVMNFVSYWFSDKIVLSMYGAQEIPENNKVYWITKKLADNAGLPMPKVYMINQSQPNAFATGRNPHHAAVAVTRGLVELMDDNELAGVIGHELGHVSHRDILIQSVAATLAGAIAYMANMAKWAAIFGGGRRDEDDNHGGIFGLLAISIFAPLAAMLVQMAISRSREYKADNFGGKICGHPRYLANALRKLESYATRIPMDAAPATENMFIVSPLAGSKMANLFSTHPSTADRIRRLEEME; encoded by the coding sequence ATGCAAGGTTTTAAAACGTTTATATTAATGCTAGTAATGACCTTATTGCTATTATTTATAGGAGGAGCTATTGGTGGAAAAACAGGAATGACAATAGCTTTAGTTTTAGCAGGAGTAATGAATTTTGTATCATATTGGTTTAGTGATAAAATTGTACTATCAATGTATGGAGCACAAGAGATACCAGAAAATAATAAAGTTTATTGGATAACAAAGAAGTTAGCTGACAATGCAGGATTACCTATGCCAAAAGTATATATGATAAATCAAAGTCAGCCAAATGCATTTGCAACTGGAAGAAATCCTCATCATGCAGCGGTTGCAGTGACAAGAGGATTAGTTGAACTTATGGATGATAATGAGTTAGCAGGAGTAATAGGACATGAATTAGGACATGTTTCTCATAGAGATATACTAATTCAAAGTGTGGCAGCAACTTTAGCAGGAGCTATTGCATATATGGCTAATATGGCAAAGTGGGCAGCTATTTTTGGTGGAGGAAGAAGAGATGAGGACGATAATCACGGAGGAATTTTTGGGTTATTGGCAATAAGTATTTTTGCACCTTTAGCAGCAATGTTGGTTCAAATGGCTATATCTAGAAGTAGAGAGTATAAGGCTGATAATTTTGGTGGGAAAATTTGTGGTCATCCAAGATATTTAGCAAATGCTTTAAGAAAATTAGAGTCATATGCTACAAGGATTCCCATGGATGCAGCACCAGCTACAGAAAATATGTTTATTGTTTCACCTTTAGCAGGAAGTAAGATGGCAAATTTATTTAGTACTCATCCAAGTACTGCTGATAGAATAAGAAGATTAGAGGAAATGGAATAA
- a CDS encoding DUF2156 domain-containing protein, with translation MDWKKLTIDSREELQKFLKNKFETSDMNFTNLFLWSFSENIQYAVENEILYIKGFYEGNEYYFSPVSKDDNKDKIITAVKKIKEKNGKIVFIPESYKEFLKEDFIVTEERDSFDYIYLQEDLAELKGRKFSSKKNKINKFKKTYNFTYEKISRENIEDIRIFQREWTENRKEDTIIISETMGIEELLNNYEILELRGGVIKVDGKIVAYAIGEKLTENMGVIHIEKGIFDYQGSYQMINMYVAKEEFSDVKLMNREDDFGSLGLREAKLSYQPIEFIKKYSI, from the coding sequence ATGGACTGGAAAAAATTAACAATAGATAGTAGAGAGGAACTACAAAAATTTTTAAAAAATAAGTTTGAAACTTCAGATATGAATTTTACAAATCTTTTTTTATGGAGTTTTAGTGAAAATATTCAATATGCAGTTGAGAATGAGATACTTTATATAAAAGGATTTTATGAAGGTAATGAATATTATTTTTCACCTGTTTCAAAAGATGATAATAAAGATAAGATAATAACTGCTGTAAAAAAAATTAAAGAAAAGAATGGAAAGATAGTTTTCATTCCTGAAAGCTATAAAGAGTTCTTAAAAGAGGATTTTATAGTGACAGAGGAGAGAGATTCCTTTGACTATATCTATTTACAAGAGGATTTAGCAGAACTTAAAGGAAGAAAATTTTCTTCTAAAAAAAATAAAATAAATAAATTTAAAAAAACATATAACTTTACTTATGAAAAAATATCAAGAGAAAATATAGAGGATATAAGAATTTTTCAAAGAGAATGGACTGAAAATAGAAAAGAGGATACAATTATAATATCTGAAACTATGGGTATAGAAGAGCTTCTTAATAACTATGAAATTTTAGAATTAAGAGGAGGAGTTATAAAAGTTGATGGAAAAATAGTGGCTTATGCTATTGGAGAAAAATTAACAGAAAATATGGGAGTTATCCATATTGAAAAAGGGATATTTGATTACCAAGGAAGTTATCAGATGATAAATATGTATGTTGCAAAAGAGGAGTTTTCAGATGTTAAACTTATGAATAGAGAAGATGATTTTGGAAGCTTAGGATTAAGAGAAGCAAAACTTTCTTATCAACCAATTGAATTTATAAAAAAATACAGTATATAG
- a CDS encoding leucyl aminopeptidase, whose product MFKVINKIEKGYDLNIVLCFEGQVNICEHISSTNKDLIEKLINKKEFTGKKGETLKVEFLEGTYLISMIFVGMGKEEEFNLDTYREVMFDVLSKEKGSVLISAENEKLLNYNVLGEISSNVNYNFDTFKEKKGETLEIELFIPGEEKDFSETILLGEATDIARDLVDQPANVINPITLAEKAVELGKKYGFEVEILDEKEIEKLDMNLLLAVGRASITKPRLIVMRYLNGKDNNEKIGLVGKGLTYDTGGLCIKPADSMFEMKSDMAGAASVIGAMCAIAKGKVEKNVVAIVPACENAINENAYRPGDIIKSMNGKTVEIINTDAEGRLALADALTYAVRNEKVTEVVDLATLTGAILVALGTITTGVFSNNDEKYAMLEKSSKLYGEKVWRMPIFDEYSELLKSTVADVKHTGGRMGGSITAAKFLEGFVEGLPWIHMDIAGTAFNSGVKWFKKGATGVGVKALYSYVKNR is encoded by the coding sequence ATGTTTAAAGTTATCAACAAAATTGAAAAAGGTTATGATTTAAATATTGTATTATGTTTTGAGGGACAAGTTAATATTTGTGAACACATATCTTCAACAAACAAGGATTTAATAGAAAAGTTAATAAATAAAAAAGAGTTTACAGGGAAAAAAGGTGAAACTTTAAAAGTTGAATTTTTAGAAGGAACATACTTAATTTCAATGATTTTTGTAGGAATGGGTAAAGAGGAAGAGTTTAATTTAGATACATATAGAGAAGTAATGTTTGATGTATTGTCTAAAGAGAAAGGTTCAGTTTTAATATCAGCAGAGAATGAAAAATTACTAAACTATAATGTTTTAGGGGAAATTTCATCAAATGTAAATTATAACTTTGATACATTTAAAGAGAAAAAAGGTGAAACTTTAGAAATAGAGCTATTTATTCCTGGAGAAGAAAAAGATTTTTCAGAAACAATTCTTTTAGGAGAAGCAACAGATATAGCTAGAGATTTAGTAGATCAACCTGCAAACGTTATTAATCCAATAACTTTAGCAGAAAAAGCTGTTGAACTTGGGAAAAAATACGGATTTGAAGTTGAGATTTTAGATGAAAAAGAGATTGAAAAATTAGATATGAATCTTCTTTTAGCGGTTGGTAGAGCATCTATAACAAAACCAAGACTTATTGTAATGAGATATCTAAATGGAAAAGATAACAATGAAAAGATAGGATTAGTAGGAAAAGGATTAACATATGATACAGGTGGACTTTGTATAAAGCCAGCAGACTCTATGTTTGAAATGAAAAGCGATATGGCAGGAGCAGCTTCTGTAATAGGTGCTATGTGTGCTATTGCTAAAGGAAAAGTTGAAAAGAATGTAGTTGCAATAGTTCCAGCATGTGAAAATGCTATAAATGAGAATGCTTATAGACCAGGAGATATTATAAAATCAATGAATGGAAAAACTGTTGAGATTATAAATACAGATGCAGAGGGAAGATTAGCACTAGCAGATGCATTAACTTATGCTGTAAGAAATGAAAAGGTGACAGAAGTTGTTGATTTAGCAACACTTACTGGGGCAATTCTTGTTGCATTAGGAACAATTACAACAGGAGTATTTTCAAATAATGATGAAAAATACGCTATGTTAGAAAAAAGTAGTAAGCTATATGGAGAAAAAGTTTGGAGAATGCCAATATTCGATGAGTATAGCGAATTATTAAAATCAACTGTTGCAGATGTAAAACATACTGGTGGAAGAATGGGTGGATCAATAACTGCAGCTAAGTTTTTAGAAGGATTTGTTGAAGGATTACCGTGGATACATATGGATATAGCAGGAACTGCATTTAATAGCGGTGTAAAATGGTTTAAAAAAGGTGCTACAGGAGTTGGAGTAAAAGCACTTTATAGTTATGTAAAAAATAGATAA
- a CDS encoding GNAT family N-acetyltransferase — MIKNQLKVLWKNLFNDESDYINWYFDNVYNEENTKMFLKNNKVYGMLFENSYHISVDEDRFMGRYLVGVGVTPEKRGEGVMKELLLKSLKEAYDFGEEFIYLTPIDKKIYERFGFAYISTLSKYELEFPVLCDFKKEFKIEKIQDESYDQNILIKLKEFYKEVSQEYYVKVAREKEDYQKILSEIFCEDGLIYISYDIAGKINGYMSLVKSESIYVKEILFKDKDTLEGLLSILYGYKDYYKKIEIILPENTYLEDYLDSENLVKKTLKNKIQVRILHVEKVLKRLSKSLKENEEIKIYVQDRYIESNTGVFKINKSEVEKIEGEFDLSLDINDLATLAYGFRDYKSLKKIESFYIKNKDKEQILSSIFIRRINYFNQDF; from the coding sequence ATGATAAAAAATCAATTAAAAGTTTTATGGAAGAATCTTTTTAATGATGAGTCAGATTATATAAATTGGTATTTTGATAATGTTTATAATGAAGAAAATACAAAGATGTTTTTAAAAAATAATAAAGTTTATGGAATGCTATTTGAAAATAGTTATCATATATCAGTTGATGAAGATAGGTTTATGGGAAGATATCTTGTAGGTGTAGGAGTAACTCCTGAAAAAAGAGGAGAGGGGGTTATGAAAGAGTTACTTTTAAAAAGTTTAAAAGAAGCATATGATTTTGGTGAAGAGTTTATATATTTAACGCCAATTGATAAAAAAATATATGAAAGATTTGGATTTGCTTATATTTCAACACTTTCTAAATATGAACTAGAGTTTCCTGTATTATGTGATTTTAAAAAAGAGTTTAAAATTGAGAAAATACAAGATGAAAGTTATGACCAAAATATTTTAATAAAATTAAAAGAATTTTATAAAGAAGTTTCTCAAGAATATTATGTAAAAGTTGCTAGAGAAAAAGAGGACTACCAGAAGATATTATCAGAAATTTTTTGTGAAGATGGATTAATCTATATTAGCTATGATATAGCTGGAAAAATAAATGGTTATATGAGTTTAGTTAAGTCTGAAAGTATATATGTAAAAGAAATTTTATTTAAGGATAAAGATACTTTAGAAGGATTATTATCTATTTTATATGGATATAAGGATTACTATAAAAAAATAGAGATTATTCTTCCTGAAAATACATATTTAGAAGATTATTTAGATAGTGAAAATTTAGTTAAAAAAACTCTAAAAAATAAAATACAAGTAAGAATTTTACATGTTGAAAAAGTATTGAAAAGACTAAGTAAAAGTTTAAAAGAGAATGAAGAGATTAAAATATATGTACAAGATAGATATATAGAGTCTAATACAGGGGTATTTAAAATAAATAAAAGTGAAGTTGAGAAGATAGAGGGAGAGTTTGATTTAAGTTTGGATATAAATGATTTAGCAACTTTAGCTTATGGATTTAGAGATTATAAATCTTTAAAAAAAATAGAAAGTTTTTATATAAAAAATAAGGATAA